In Ipomoea triloba cultivar NCNSP0323 chromosome 15, ASM357664v1, one genomic interval encodes:
- the LOC116007251 gene encoding peroxidase P7-like, with translation MANPILSSMHIAALILSFLLFFILGMSSAQLSKNFYETSCPEALSIIKLSVHSTVQTEPRMGASLLRLHFFDCFINGCDGSILLDDTANFTGEKSADPIRGSIRGYDVIDNIKAQLENSCPDVVSCADILTVVARDSVVELGGPTWKVLLGRRDSTTASLSDANMDIPGPASNLSQLISAFSKKGFSVKEMVALAGAHTIGKARCTNFRNRIYNDTNINAPFARSMQAICPPSGGDNNLASLDSSSTSFDNVYFNNLLSQKGLMHSDQELFNGGFTDSLVKTYSSNPSTFASDFANAMAKMDNLSPLTGSNGQIRKNCRKIN, from the exons ATGGCGAATCCAATTCTTTCTTCAATGCATATTGCTGCATTAATACTCTCGTTTCTACTCTTCTTTATATTGGGGATGAGTTCTGCTCAGTTGTCCAAAAATTTTTACGAAACGTCGTGTCCTGAAGCCCTTTCCATAATCAAATTGAGTGTTCATTCCACCGTGCAAACAGAACCTCGAATGGGTGCATCCTTGCTTCGTCTCCATTTCTTTGATTGCTTCATCAAT gGTTGTGATGGATCGATTTTGTTGGATGACACTGCAAACTTTACGGGGGAGAAGTCCGCGGACCCGATTAGAGGATCAATTAGAGGGTATGACGTGATTGATAACATTAAAGCTCAACTTGAGAATTCTTGTCCCGATGTTGTATCTTGTGCAGATATTTTAACTGTTGTTGCTCGAGACTCGGTTGTTGAG TTAGGTGGTCCTACTTGGAAAGTTTTGCTAGGCAGAAGGGACTCAACCACTGCAAGTTTGAGTGATGCTAACATGGATATTCCTGGACCAGCTTCCAATCTCAGTCAACTCATTTCTGCTTTCTCTAAAAAAGGCTTTAGTGTTAAGGAAATGGTTGCTCTCGCAG GAGCTCATACAATAGGAAAAGCTAGGTGTACGAACTTCCgaaatagaatttataatgATACCAATATAAATGCTCCATTTGCTAGATCAATGCAGGCAATCTGTCCTCCAAGTGGGGGCGACAACAATCTCGCTTCACTTGATAGTAGTTCAACCTCGTTTGATAATGTTTACTTTAATAACTTGTTGAGTCAAAAAGGGCTGATGCATTCAGACCAGGAGCTCTTCAATGGAGGTTTTACAGATTCTTTAGTCAAGACTTATAGTTCAAATCCTTCTACTTTCGCTTCAGATTTTGCGAATGCTATGGCAAAAATGGATAATCTCAGCCCTCTCACCGGTTCAAATGGCCAAATTAGGAAGAATTGTAGAAAAATCAATTGA
- the LOC116005621 gene encoding cationic peroxidase 1-like: MKTTMPSSLHNVAGLILFSLLFTVSSAQLSANFYSSSCPNALSIIKSAVNSAVQSEARMGASLLRLHFHDCFVNGCDASVLLDDTANFTGEKTAGPNNNSLRGFNVIDNIKTQLESSCAGVVSCADIVAVAARDSVVALGGPSWNVVVGRRDSTTASLSGANSNIPGPTSSLSQLISSFSNKGFSAREMVALSGSHTIGQARCATFRNRIYNDANINSTFATSLKGNCPQSGGNNNLAPLDVVTPTSFDNNYFKNLQSQKGLLHSDQELFNGGSADSIVNTYSSNPSTFASDFANAMVKMGNLSPLTGSNGQIRKNCRKTN, from the exons ATGAAGACTACAATGCCTTCTTCACTGCATAATGTTGCAGGACTCATActcttctcacttctcttcacTGTGAGCTCTGCTCAGTTGTCTGCAAATTTTTACTCATCCTCCTGCCCTAATGCCCTCTCCATTATCAAATCGGCCGTAAACTCCGCTGTGCAGTCTGAGGCTCGCATGGGAGCTTCCTTGCTTCGTCTCCATTTCCATGACTGCTTCGTGAAT GGTTGTGATGCATCGGTTTTGTTGGATGACACAGCAAACTTCACGGGGGAGAAGACTGCTGGTCCAAACAACAATTCATTGAGGGGATTTAACGTGATTGACAATATTAAAACTCAACTTGAGAGTTCTTGTGCTGGTGTTGTATCCTGTGCTGATATTGTTGCTGTTGCTGCTCGTGATTCAGTTGTTGcg cTAGGTGGCCCTAGTTGGAATGTTGTAGTAGGCAGAAGAGACTCAACCACAGCAAGTTTGAGTGGTGCAAATAGCAATATTCCTGGACCAACTTCTAGTCTCAGTCAACTCATCTCTTCTTTCTCAAACAAAGGCTTTAGCGCTAGGGAAATGGTTGCCCTCTCAG GTAGTCACACAATTGGGCAGGCTAGATGCGCGACTTTCAGAAACCGAATTTATAATGATGCCAATATAAACAGCACATTTGCCACATCATTGAAAGGAAATTGTCCCCAAAGCGGGGGTAACAACAACCTTGCTCCGCTTGATGTCGTTACTCCAACGTCATTTGACAATAATTACTTTAAGAACTTGCAGAGTCAAAAAGGACTTCTACACTCTGACCAGGAGCTCTTCAATGGAGGTTCCGCAGATTCTATTGTCAACACTTATAGCTCAAATCCTTCTACCTTTGCTTCTGATTTTGCAAATGCTATGGTGAAAATGGGTAATCTCAGCCCTCTAACAGGTTCAAATGGCCAAATTAGGAAGAATTGCAGGAAAACCAATTGA
- the LOC116006002 gene encoding G-type lectin S-receptor-like serine/threonine-protein kinase SD2-5 yields the protein MNIYILVFLVQWLACGGCTSDVHVGYQVTVAVPIEYSRGFVGRAFLMETDQAVLNFKAAISVEAVDEKYTCSLDVFLGDVKVWSSGHLSQFYTTENCILELTQNGDLRLKGQRGSVGWRTGTFGQGVKRLNLLRTGNLVLVDSQNMIKWQSFNFPTNIMLWGQRLSSKTRLTAFPSNSSLFYSLEIHDDKLALYLNSGKWKYSYWEFRPSNNRTITYVELTSEGLEIYNGIQWRIAQLRSKIQEPPKFLALGNNSGNLGLYYYSADKGVFEVSYKAINSTCDLPLVCKPYGICTFSSDCSCIRLIKRGDGLLSDCSEEITGGICNTSRVEMLELRGVTSVLSSNSKKVNVKKEVCANLCLDNCTCVAALYSQIGDDANLGECYLYGLVRGVKQIERDSKWSYMVKVPKEVDQGHGKHSGLKKWVSVVVGVVDGFVILIVLGGIGYYVVQKRKTSTQSTEDTN from the exons ATGAATATCTACATACTTGTTTTTCTCGTTCAGTGGCTGGCGTGTGGTGGCTGCACTTCTGATGTTCATGTTGGTTACCAAGTAACTGTTGCTGTACCAATAGAATACAGCAGAGGGTTTGTGGGGAGGGCTTTTCTGATGGAGACTGACCAAGCAGTGCTCAACTTTAAGGCTGCAATTAGCGTTGAAGCAGTTGATGAGAAGTATACGTGCTCGCTTGATGTTTTTCTTGGAGATGTCAAGGTATGGAGTTCTGGTCATTTGTCACAGTTTTACACAACGGAGAACTGCATTCTTGAGTTAACACAAAATGGAGACCTAAGATTGAAGGGCCAGAGAGGAAGTGTTGGGTGGCGAACAGGAACTTTTGGACAAGGCGTTAAG AGATTAAACTTGCTACGGACAGGCAATCTAGTTTTGGTTGATTCCCAGAACATGATAAAATGGCAAAGTTTCAATTTCCCAACAAATATAATGCTCTGGGGCCAGAGACTAAGTTCAAAAACTCGGCTGACTGCTTTCCCAAGTAACTCTAGTTTATTTTATTCACTGGAGATCCACGATGACAAGCTTGCATTGTATCTGAACTCTGGTAAGTGGAAGTATTCTTACTGGGAATTTAGGCCCTCTAATAACCGAACTATTACATATGTTGAATTGACTTCAGAAGGATTAGAGATATATAATGGTATACAATGGAGAATTGCTCAATTAAGGTCAAAAATACAAGAACCTCCAAAATTTTTAGCACTAGGGAACAATTCAGGTAACTTGGGACTTTATTACTACTCAGCTGACAAGGGAGTGTTTGAAGTTTCATACAAGGCAATCAACAGTACTTGTGATCTTCCTTTGGTGTGTAAACCATATGGTATTTGCACCTTCTCCAGTGACTGCTCATGTATAAGGCTAATAAAAAGAGGAGATGGATTACTTTCGGATTGCAGTGAAGAGATAACTGGTGGGATCTGTAATACAAGTAGGGTAGAAATGCTCGAGTTACGAGGAGTTACGAGTGTGCTCAGTAGCAATTCTAAAAAGGTCAATGTTAAGAAAGAAGTGTGTGCAAATTTGTGTTTAGATAACTGTACATGTGTTGCAGCAttatattcacaaattggtGATGATGCAAACCTGGGAGAATGTTATCTTTATGGGTTAGTAAGAGGAGTTAAGCAAATTGAAAGAGACAGCAAATGGAGCTATATGGTTAAGGTGCCAAAGGAAGTTGATCAGGGTCATGGTAAACATTCAGGTCTAAAGAAATGGGTCTCCGTTGTGGTAGGAGTAGTTGATGGAtttgttattttaattgttttgggAGGGATTGGGTACTATGTAGTTCAAAAGAGGAAAACGAGCACACAGAGTACAGAAGACACAAACTAA
- the LOC116006341 gene encoding uncharacterized protein LOC116006341, producing MGFWLRAQPSSLMEHVQFPEMVWRELLTTVLRMLVGGRLFAGRYSRAFSVHRKIKRKMKPSTDDCSETSCAADQLPQRKISDDLGKRTRLHIDQNSGDGQNCDSHLGSVISSSHRSIRRTRIDLGTRFELPLDQTEGIGSQKIQGSKILNSLDHKRDSLLPISFGKRSVSFGDNKLKLQKAYSPSRFGGTKRSLVEALNMNEPFDICLSESREAVTLEAPLRRNVMEKQSDVDQWIEERIVLRPGMVLLRKYISLSEQVSIVKTCQELGLGPGGFYRPGYKDGAKLRLHMMCLGLDWDPQTRRYSKTRQHDNAEPPCIPNEFTSLVSSALRDSHDLIQRQFKTSSPVEILPLITPDVCIVNFYTIEGRLGLHQDRDESPESLNSGLPVVSFSIGDSAEFLYGDERDVQKAEKVFLRSGDVLIFGGKSRHIFHGVTSIIPSTAPPALSKVTKLRPGRLNLTFRHY from the exons ATGGGCTTTTGGCTGAGAGCTCAACCGTCTTCATTAATGGAGCACGTGCAGTTTCCCGAGATGGTTTGGCGCGAGCTACTGACTACAGTACTTAGGATGCTAGTGGGCGGGCGACTCTTCGCGGGCAGATACTCACGAGCGTTTTCCGTTCATCggaaaattaaaaggaaaatgaagccGAGCACCGACGATTGTTCTGAAACCTCCTGTGCCGCT GATCAATTGCCCCAAAGAAAGATATCAGATGATTTAGGGAAAAGAACTCGGTTACATATTGATCAAAATTCTGGAGATGGACAAAATTGTGATTCACATTTAGGTAGTGTTATTAGTTCTAGTCATAGGAGTATAAGGAGAACTAGAATTGACTTGGGAACTCGGTTTGAGCTACCATTAGACCAGACAGAGGGCATTGGTTCGCAGAAAATTCAAGGTTCGAAGATATTGAATTCTTTAGACCATAAGAGAGACTCTTTGCTGCCTATTAGTTTTGGGAAGAGGAGTGTGAGTTTCGGTGATAATAAGTTGAAGCTTCAGAAAGCATATTCTCCTTCAAGATTTGGTGGTACGAAGCGTAGTTTAGTTGAAGCTTTGAATATGAATGAGCCATTTGATATTTGCCTGTCTGAGAGTAGAGAAGCTGTCACTCTTGAAGCTCCTTTACGAAGAAACGTGATGGAGAAACAAAGTGATGTGGATCAGTGGATTGAAGAGAGAATCGTATTGAGACCAGGAATGGTTCTACTTAGGAAATACATCTCTCTCAGCGAACAG GTTTCTATCGTAAAGACATGTCAAGAACTAGGTCTTGGGCCAGGTGGATTTTACCGACCTGGTTACAAAGATGGAGCAAAGCTACGTCTGCATATGATGTGTCTTGGTCTTGATTGGGATCCGCAAACAAGAAGATATAGCAAGACAAGGCAACATGACAATGCTGAGCCACCTTGTATTCCAAATGAATTCACTAGTTTAGTTTCCAGCGCCCTTCGTGATTCTCACGATTTGATCCAAAGACAATTCAAAACAAGCAGTCCAGTTGAAATACTTCCTTTGATCACTCCAGACGTATGCATTGTTAACTTCTATACAATCGAGGGGCGACTTGGTCTCCATCAG GATCGTGATGAAAGCCCGGAGAGTCTTAACAGTGGATTGCCTGTTGTCTCTTTTTCCATTGGCGACTCTGCTGAGTTTTTGTATGGAGATGAGAGGGATGTCCAGAAGGCTGAGAAAGTTTTCCTGAGATCGGGAGATGTGCTGATATTTGGCGGCAAATCAAGACATATTTTTCACGGGGTGACATCAATCATCCCGAGCACAGCTCCTCCTGCCTTGTCTAAAGTCACAAAGCTCCGTCCTGGGCGTCTAAACCTCACCTTCAGACATTACTAA